A stretch of the Streptomyces venezuelae genome encodes the following:
- a CDS encoding beta-ketoacyl-[acyl-carrier-protein] synthase family protein, with translation MPCEIAVTGIGMITPAGHDPEETWAGVCDGRGLAATDPGLAGLPVDISCRIAGFDPDAVLGRRLARRVDPFVQYALHSARQAVTDAKLDPATWDAVRVGVVLGVGSNSLDRYVREFTLIGEGRTRSVSPLALPRSVPNMAAAEVALDLGVRGPGFTVSSACASGATALGVAADLIAAGRCDIVLAGGSESGCTLGTATCFQQMLALSRRTQAPAAASRPFDTDRDGFVLSEGAAVLVLERPAHALARGAHTRAMLRGHATTGDAHHPVAPHPEGAGAEAAMRAALADAGLGPGDIGQVNAHGTSTPAGDAAEALALLRVFGGTPPPVTAPKGVLGHSLGAAGAVEAALTVLSLERRQIPPTANLGCQDPGRELDVVAGRPRSAMAMSAALSNSFGFGGQNTVLVFTTG, from the coding sequence ATGCCCTGTGAAATCGCCGTCACCGGCATCGGGATGATCACTCCGGCCGGCCACGATCCGGAGGAGACCTGGGCGGGCGTGTGCGACGGCCGCGGTCTGGCCGCGACCGACCCCGGACTGGCGGGGCTGCCCGTGGACATCTCCTGCCGCATCGCGGGGTTCGACCCGGACGCGGTGCTCGGCCGCCGGCTGGCCCGCCGGGTGGATCCGTTCGTCCAGTACGCCCTGCACTCGGCGCGGCAGGCGGTGACCGACGCCAAACTCGACCCGGCGACCTGGGACGCCGTCCGCGTCGGTGTGGTCCTCGGGGTGGGGAGCAACAGCCTTGACCGGTACGTCCGCGAGTTCACCCTGATCGGCGAGGGGCGCACCCGGAGCGTCTCGCCCCTGGCGCTGCCGCGCAGCGTGCCCAATATGGCCGCTGCCGAGGTGGCCCTGGACCTCGGTGTCCGCGGTCCGGGCTTCACCGTCTCCAGTGCCTGTGCCTCCGGCGCCACCGCCCTCGGGGTGGCCGCCGACCTGATCGCGGCGGGCCGCTGCGACATCGTGCTGGCCGGCGGCTCCGAGTCCGGCTGCACCCTGGGCACCGCCACCTGCTTCCAGCAGATGCTCGCGCTGTCCCGGCGTACGCAGGCCCCGGCCGCCGCGTCCCGGCCGTTCGACACGGACCGCGACGGGTTCGTGCTCTCCGAGGGCGCCGCGGTCCTGGTCCTGGAGCGGCCCGCGCACGCTCTGGCCCGGGGTGCGCACACGCGCGCCATGCTGCGCGGCCACGCCACCACCGGCGATGCGCACCACCCGGTCGCCCCGCATCCGGAGGGGGCGGGGGCCGAGGCCGCCATGCGTGCCGCCCTGGCCGACGCCGGGCTCGGGCCGGGCGACATCGGCCAGGTCAATGCGCACGGCACGTCGACACCGGCCGGTGATGCCGCCGAGGCGCTCGCCCTGCTGCGGGTCTTCGGCGGGACCCCGCCGCCGGTGACCGCGCCCAAGGGGGTGCTCGGTCACTCCCTCGGTGCGGCGGGGGCCGTGGAGGCCGCCTTGACCGTCCTCAGTCTGGAGCGCCGGCAGATCCCGCCGACGGCCAATCTGGGGTGCCAGGACCCGGGGCGTGAACTGGACGTGGTGGCCGGCCGGCCGCGGTCCGCGATGGCGATGTCGGCCGCGCTGTCGAATTCCTTCGGTTTCGGCGGCCAGAACACCGTGCTGGTGTTCACGACGGGGTGA
- a CDS encoding SpoIIE family protein phosphatase: protein MKAIPPGFGELHGPLDVSRAAMAVLDGAGRVVGWSPAAVELLGYAPSEVLGRPFTDLVTDTAAPELLPGLRRVLWVRRRAGHTVRLAVAVLTLLPGEAEAHGDADGHAGLRAELSQGTHPARLLAMADAAESEQWDALQSMLRGLATESPVGLAIYDTRLRVVWTNAALYAEMGPADYAGVGPDDMVTHGLVLSPGMPGTLEEVMNAVLTTGEPVLDLHYRGRPPSAPDRDHVWSCSYYRLEDTAGSPLGVCEETIDITERYLAQQRLDLLVRAGSSVGTTLDIMRTAREFAAVTTPHFADSVTIDLLEAVFDGDRPPRPATTSTATSEEASDASDTPETAETAETAETAETAETAETAETAETAAMVRVWPPGDDRPPAALRPVRAPNLLAVPLRAEGVDLGVAAFGWEHRRNPFDPGELAVADELAARLAVCIANARRYAREHAAALMLQRSLLPRLLPQLSAVELAYRYLPADSRAGVGGDWFDVIALSGTRVGLVVGDVVGHGLGAAATMGRLRASVRALARMDLAPDELLARLDDLVNQGIDERAAVRAAGDDLPEDEALGVTCLYAVYDPVSGSCTMARAGHPLPAVVNPYEGTVDFPDLPPGPPLGLGGLPFESAELTLPAGSLLALFTDGLVRRRDRDLDDQLDTLGTVLTRSARPLDDLCDEAVEALLPAPEDDDAALLLVRTRVLGRDQVAVWELEADPQAVGRARAAAAAQVREWGLGEDLLFTTELVVSELVTNAIRHAAAGPIQLRLIRDQTLICEVSDSGHTSPHLRYAAGDDEGGRGLFLVAQTTQQWGTRYTPTGKTIWAEQALPAANPRED from the coding sequence ATGAAGGCGATCCCTCCCGGATTCGGCGAACTGCACGGCCCGCTGGACGTGTCCCGGGCGGCCATGGCCGTCCTCGACGGCGCGGGCCGGGTGGTGGGCTGGAGCCCGGCGGCCGTGGAACTGCTGGGATACGCACCGTCCGAGGTGCTCGGCCGGCCGTTCACCGATCTGGTGACCGACACCGCCGCGCCCGAACTCCTGCCGGGCCTGCGGCGCGTCCTGTGGGTGCGCCGCCGGGCCGGGCACACCGTACGACTGGCCGTCGCCGTCCTCACCCTGCTGCCCGGCGAGGCCGAAGCCCACGGTGACGCGGACGGCCACGCGGGCCTGCGGGCCGAGCTGTCGCAGGGAACGCACCCGGCCCGGCTGCTCGCCATGGCCGACGCCGCCGAGAGCGAGCAGTGGGACGCGCTGCAGTCGATGCTCCGCGGTCTGGCCACCGAATCCCCGGTCGGCCTGGCCATCTACGACACCCGGCTGCGCGTGGTCTGGACGAACGCCGCTCTCTACGCGGAGATGGGCCCCGCCGACTACGCAGGAGTCGGCCCGGACGACATGGTCACCCACGGCCTGGTCCTCTCTCCCGGCATGCCCGGCACGCTGGAGGAGGTCATGAACGCGGTGCTCACGACCGGAGAGCCGGTACTCGATCTGCACTACCGAGGCCGGCCGCCCTCCGCCCCCGACCGCGACCACGTCTGGTCCTGTTCGTACTACCGGCTGGAGGACACCGCCGGCTCCCCGCTGGGCGTCTGCGAGGAGACCATCGACATCACCGAGCGCTACCTCGCCCAGCAGCGCCTGGACCTGCTGGTCCGGGCCGGCTCCAGTGTGGGAACCACCCTCGACATCATGCGCACGGCCCGGGAGTTCGCCGCCGTCACCACCCCGCACTTCGCCGACTCGGTCACCATCGACCTGCTGGAGGCGGTGTTCGACGGCGACCGCCCGCCCCGCCCCGCCACCACCTCCACCGCCACCTCTGAGGAGGCATCCGATGCCTCCGACACCCCAGAAACCGCCGAAACCGCCGAAACCGCCGAGACCGCCGAGACCGCCGAGACCGCCGAGACCGCCGAGACCGCCGAGACCGCAGCGATGGTCCGCGTCTGGCCCCCCGGGGACGACCGGCCCCCGGCCGCCCTGCGGCCCGTCCGCGCACCGAACCTGCTGGCCGTACCGCTCCGCGCCGAGGGCGTCGACCTGGGCGTCGCGGCCTTCGGCTGGGAGCACCGCCGAAACCCCTTCGACCCCGGCGAACTGGCCGTGGCCGACGAACTCGCCGCCCGGCTCGCGGTGTGCATCGCCAACGCCCGCCGCTACGCCCGCGAGCACGCCGCCGCCCTGATGCTCCAGCGCAGCCTGCTGCCCCGGCTGCTGCCGCAGCTGTCCGCAGTCGAACTCGCGTACCGCTACCTGCCCGCCGACAGCCGCGCCGGGGTCGGCGGGGACTGGTTCGACGTCATCGCCCTGTCCGGGACCCGGGTGGGCCTGGTGGTCGGCGACGTGGTCGGCCACGGCCTGGGCGCAGCCGCCACCATGGGCCGGCTCCGCGCCAGCGTGCGTGCGCTGGCCCGGATGGACCTGGCGCCCGACGAACTCCTCGCCCGTCTGGACGATCTCGTCAACCAGGGCATCGACGAGCGGGCCGCGGTCCGCGCCGCGGGCGATGACCTGCCCGAGGACGAGGCCCTCGGCGTCACCTGCCTCTACGCCGTCTACGACCCGGTCTCCGGGAGCTGCACCATGGCCCGCGCCGGGCATCCGCTGCCGGCCGTGGTCAACCCGTACGAGGGCACGGTGGACTTTCCCGATCTGCCGCCGGGACCCCCGCTGGGCCTGGGCGGCCTCCCCTTCGAGTCCGCCGAACTGACCCTCCCTGCGGGCAGTCTGCTCGCCCTGTTCACCGACGGCCTCGTCCGGCGCCGCGACCGCGACCTGGACGATCAGCTGGACACCCTGGGCACGGTCCTGACCCGCTCCGCCCGGCCCCTGGACGACCTCTGCGACGAGGCGGTCGAGGCCCTGCTGCCCGCCCCCGAGGACGACGACGCGGCCCTGCTCCTGGTCCGTACCCGGGTTCTGGGCCGCGATCAGGTGGCCGTCTGGGAGCTGGAGGCCGACCCCCAGGCCGTCGGCCGGGCGCGCGCGGCGGCTGCCGCCCAGGTCCGCGAATGGGGACTCGGCGAGGACCTGCTGTTCACCACCGAACTGGTGGTCAGCGAACTGGTCACCAACGCCATCCGGCACGCCGCGGCCGGCCCCATCCAACTGCGCCTGATCCGTGACCAGACCCTGATCTGCGAGGTGTCCGACAGCGGCCACACCTCCCCCCACCTGAGGTACGCCGCCGGTGACGACGAGGGCGGCCGGGGTCTGTTCCTGGTCGCCCAGACCACCCAGCAGTGGGGCACCCGCTACACCCCCACCGGCAAGACGATCTGGGCCGAACAGGCCCTCCCGGCCGCCAACCCGCGTGAGGACTGA
- a CDS encoding DUF2867 domain-containing protein: protein MRLPKHAYTSRPWRMHEIAPDFRLDSVWALPTPGGADDLVHLVEQFADSNEGHLESPVPRLLFAIRWRIGKLMGWDKPDDGVGARVPTLRDRLPADLRAGLRGPDLRTVPFASVFQTRDEWVAEWANRTVQAALHIGWVADGAGGHHGEMTVLVKPNGRLGTLYLAAIKPFRYLGVYPALIRSIGQEWQDGAAARRGVALP from the coding sequence ATGAGACTCCCGAAGCACGCGTACACGTCACGGCCGTGGCGGATGCACGAGATCGCCCCCGACTTTCGCCTGGATTCGGTGTGGGCGCTTCCCACACCGGGCGGTGCGGACGACCTCGTGCACCTGGTGGAACAGTTCGCCGACAGCAACGAGGGGCACCTGGAATCCCCCGTACCGCGGCTGCTGTTCGCGATCCGCTGGAGGATCGGGAAACTCATGGGCTGGGACAAGCCCGACGACGGCGTCGGCGCCCGGGTGCCGACGCTGCGGGACCGGCTGCCGGCGGACCTCCGCGCGGGCCTCCGGGGGCCCGACCTGCGCACGGTTCCGTTCGCCTCCGTCTTCCAGACCCGGGACGAGTGGGTCGCGGAGTGGGCGAACCGGACAGTGCAGGCCGCGCTGCACATCGGCTGGGTGGCGGACGGCGCCGGCGGCCACCACGGCGAGATGACCGTCCTGGTGAAGCCGAACGGCCGGCTCGGCACCCTCTACCTCGCCGCCATCAAGCCCTTCCGGTACCTGGGCGTGTACCCGGCGCTGATCCGGTCGATCGGACAGGAGTGGCAGGACGGTGCGGCGGCGAGGCGAGGGGTGGCACTCCCGTAG
- a CDS encoding GAP family protein, producing MVLDLVVIGLAITLYPLPVLALGLVVSARRGVWKGLAFVLAWLGCLVLVITIVLLLTGGQPPPPRSPPSTAVLAAKLALGVGLIVYSEHRRRLRRSARADAGATTDATTGATTGAKAGTRTDASGSSMTSRLDQASAWSAATVAVLLQPWGMVGLAATTVVQADLSHASSFFVLTGFCLLASASLLVMELYAVFAPERAQAGLASLRVWLTAHKDPAIILTCLVAGVWMTGRSLSALTG from the coding sequence ATGGTGCTCGACCTGGTCGTCATCGGTCTGGCCATCACCCTCTACCCACTGCCGGTGCTGGCCCTGGGGCTGGTGGTGTCCGCTCGCCGCGGGGTGTGGAAGGGACTGGCGTTCGTCCTGGCCTGGCTCGGCTGCCTCGTCCTCGTCATCACCATCGTGCTGTTGCTCACGGGCGGACAACCGCCGCCGCCCCGCTCTCCGCCGTCCACCGCGGTCCTCGCAGCCAAACTGGCGCTCGGCGTGGGCCTGATCGTCTACAGCGAGCACCGGCGGCGCCTGCGCCGCTCGGCCCGCGCCGATGCCGGGGCCACGACCGATGCCACGACCGGCGCCACGACCGGCGCCAAAGCCGGCACCAGGACCGACGCTTCGGGGAGTTCGATGACCTCCCGGCTGGACCAGGCCTCGGCGTGGTCCGCGGCCACGGTCGCCGTGCTCCTCCAGCCCTGGGGCATGGTCGGCCTCGCCGCGACCACCGTGGTGCAGGCCGACCTCTCGCACGCCTCGTCGTTCTTCGTCCTGACGGGCTTCTGCCTCCTGGCCAGCGCCAGCCTGCTGGTCATGGAGCTGTACGCGGTCTTCGCACCGGAGCGGGCGCAGGCCGGCCTGGCCAGCCTGCGCGTGTGGCTGACGGCCCACAAGGACCCGGCGATCATCCTCACCTGCCTCGTGGCCGGCGTGTGGATGACCGGCCGGAGCCTGTCCGCGCTCACCGGCTGA
- a CDS encoding MSMEG_1061 family FMN-dependent PPOX-type flavoprotein has translation MTLDSPDAPSDAPSAGRDGRLFEALRSTAVQNTEALRTLYEEPGELARRKTVDRIHEVARTVIGRSSLVFVASFGADGHCDVTPRGGPAGFVSVLDEFTLALPDATGNKRLDSAHNIVETGRAGLIFIIPGRSTTLRVNGRACISADPRLLERLTAVGKPPRSAMVVEVEEVYQHCPKAFLRSNAWKPDQWLAEDAVPSSAEVTLSHLNLPGLTLEQIRANERESLLHRYE, from the coding sequence ATGACACTTGATTCGCCTGATGCACCGTCTGATGCACCGTCGGCCGGCCGCGACGGCCGCCTCTTCGAGGCCTTGAGGTCCACCGCCGTCCAGAACACCGAGGCGCTGCGCACGCTCTACGAGGAGCCCGGTGAGCTGGCCCGCCGCAAGACCGTGGACCGGATCCACGAGGTGGCCCGGACGGTCATCGGCCGGTCCTCGCTGGTGTTCGTGGCCAGCTTCGGTGCCGACGGCCACTGTGATGTCACTCCGCGCGGCGGGCCGGCCGGCTTCGTGTCCGTGCTGGACGAGTTCACCCTCGCCCTCCCCGACGCCACCGGCAACAAGCGGCTGGACAGTGCGCACAACATCGTGGAGACCGGCCGGGCCGGCCTGATCTTCATCATCCCCGGCCGGTCCACCACCCTGCGGGTGAACGGCAGGGCCTGCATCTCCGCCGACCCGCGGCTGCTGGAGCGGCTCACGGCCGTCGGGAAGCCCCCGCGCAGCGCGATGGTGGTGGAGGTCGAGGAGGTGTACCAGCACTGCCCGAAGGCCTTTCTGCGCAGCAACGCCTGGAAGCCGGACCAGTGGCTCGCCGAGGACGCCGTCCCGAGTTCCGCCGAGGTCACCCTCTCCCATCTGAACCTGCCCGGTCTGACCCTGGAACAGATCCGCGCGAACGAACGCGAATCGCTGCTGCACCGCTACGAGTGA
- a CDS encoding TetR/AcrR family transcriptional regulator: MGATRTPRGTWIEEGLRALAAGGPEAVRIESLAQAIGVSKGGFYWYFRNRDALLTEMLDTWERGVTEAVIEQVESGGGDARAKLERLFALVDSAGDDPVTGTATDLAVRDWARRDEAAAQRLRHADSRRMEYLRSLFRAFCPDEDEVEVRCMLTFSVRIGNHFIAADHPAHTRAEVMDLTGTWLLR, from the coding sequence ATGGGCGCGACCCGAACGCCGCGCGGCACCTGGATCGAGGAAGGGCTGCGGGCCCTGGCGGCCGGCGGGCCCGAAGCCGTCCGCATCGAGTCACTGGCCCAGGCCATCGGCGTCAGCAAGGGCGGCTTCTACTGGTACTTCCGCAACCGGGACGCCCTGCTCACCGAAATGCTCGACACCTGGGAACGCGGGGTCACCGAGGCCGTCATCGAGCAGGTCGAGAGTGGCGGCGGGGACGCCAGGGCCAAGCTGGAGCGGCTGTTCGCCCTCGTCGACTCGGCCGGCGACGATCCCGTCACGGGCACCGCCACCGACCTCGCCGTCCGCGACTGGGCGCGCCGCGACGAAGCCGCCGCACAACGGCTCCGGCACGCCGACAGCCGGCGCATGGAGTACCTGCGCTCGCTGTTCCGCGCCTTCTGCCCCGACGAGGACGAGGTCGAGGTCCGCTGCATGCTCACCTTCTCCGTCCGCATCGGCAACCACTTCATCGCCGCCGACCACCCCGCGCACACCCGCGCGGAGGTGATGGACCTGACCGGAACCTGGCTCCTGCGGTAG
- a CDS encoding DUF1992 domain-containing protein, whose protein sequence is MTERKPPGVSFESFVDKQIREATERGDFANLPGFGKPLPDDTAPYDELWWVKGKLHREGVSVLPPALVLRKEAEDAVEAVAQARTESRVRDILSEINEKIAAAVRRPPPGPPLNLKPFDVDAMVEEWRASRA, encoded by the coding sequence ATGACCGAGCGCAAACCCCCCGGCGTCAGCTTCGAGTCATTCGTGGACAAGCAGATCCGCGAGGCGACCGAGCGCGGTGACTTCGCGAACCTGCCCGGCTTCGGCAAACCATTGCCCGACGACACCGCGCCCTACGACGAGCTGTGGTGGGTCAAGGGCAAGCTGCACCGGGAAGGCGTCTCGGTCCTCCCGCCCGCCCTGGTGCTGCGCAAGGAGGCCGAGGACGCGGTCGAGGCGGTGGCGCAGGCGCGTACGGAATCCAGGGTCCGGGACATCCTCTCCGAGATCAACGAGAAGATCGCCGCAGCCGTCCGCCGGCCGCCCCCGGGGCCGCCGCTCAACCTCAAGCCGTTCGACGTGGACGCGATGGTTGAGGAATGGCGCGCTTCACGCGCGTGA
- a CDS encoding aromatic acid exporter family protein, protein MWHESSLFTRAVRRRRDPVAVQALRSTAAAVISYVIALRLSSEPAPLTAPLTALLVVQVTLYSTLTTGIRRVNSVVAGVLIAIGFSALVGLTWWSLGLIILASLIVGHLVRVDEFVPEVAISAMLVLGVTRVADTAWDRVLETLIGAAVGLLTNLLFAPPVWVGPAGEAITDLAGRMRTLLRHMGEHPAGPNGVEDAVARLHEARRLDNDIAHVDGALRQAEDSLRLNPRVREGLLFRLVLRTGLDTLEICAVVLRVACRTLTDLAKIRDEDPLFPPPLSHALREVFDHLAVAVDSFAGLITAQVSANAEEAEARLARELATARSSRDRLAGLLLEQVRAHPAQWQLHGALLADIDRVLDELGVEKRSERLMEELDRHSRARRERHPRMARLRGPLTPS, encoded by the coding sequence ATGTGGCACGAGAGCAGTCTGTTCACCCGCGCCGTCCGCCGCCGCCGCGACCCCGTCGCCGTACAGGCGCTGCGCTCCACCGCAGCGGCCGTCATCAGCTACGTGATCGCCCTCCGGCTCAGCAGCGAACCCGCACCCCTCACCGCACCCCTCACCGCCCTGCTCGTCGTCCAGGTCACCCTCTACTCGACCCTGACCACCGGCATCCGCCGGGTGAACTCGGTGGTCGCCGGAGTGCTCATCGCCATCGGATTCAGCGCCCTCGTCGGCCTGACCTGGTGGAGCCTGGGACTGATCATCCTGGCCTCGCTGATCGTGGGCCACCTGGTGCGGGTGGACGAGTTCGTCCCCGAGGTGGCCATCAGCGCCATGCTGGTCCTCGGCGTCACCCGGGTCGCGGACACCGCCTGGGACCGGGTGCTGGAGACCCTGATCGGTGCCGCCGTCGGGCTCCTGACCAACCTCCTCTTCGCACCTCCCGTCTGGGTCGGGCCCGCCGGCGAGGCGATCACCGACCTGGCGGGCCGGATGCGTACCCTGCTGCGCCACATGGGGGAGCATCCGGCCGGACCCAACGGGGTGGAGGACGCGGTGGCGCGCCTCCACGAGGCCCGCCGGCTGGACAACGACATCGCCCATGTCGACGGCGCCCTCCGGCAGGCCGAGGACAGCCTGCGCCTCAACCCCCGGGTCAGGGAGGGCCTGCTGTTCCGCCTGGTCCTGCGCACCGGGCTGGACACGCTGGAGATCTGCGCCGTGGTCCTCCGGGTGGCCTGCCGCACCCTCACCGACCTGGCGAAGATCCGTGACGAGGACCCGCTGTTCCCGCCTCCCCTCAGCCACGCCCTGCGCGAGGTCTTCGACCACCTGGCCGTCGCCGTCGACAGCTTCGCCGGGCTGATCACCGCCCAGGTCAGCGCCAATGCGGAAGAGGCGGAGGCCCGGCTGGCGCGCGAGCTGGCCACTGCCCGGTCGAGCCGTGACCGCCTCGCCGGGCTCCTGCTGGAGCAGGTACGCGCCCACCCCGCCCAGTGGCAGCTGCACGGCGCCCTGCTCGCCGACATCGACCGGGTGCTGGACGAGCTCGGCGTGGAGAAACGCTCCGAGCGCCTGATGGAGGAACTCGACCGGCACTCCCGCGCCCGCCGGGAGCGCCACCCCCGGATGGCCCGGCTCCGCGGCCCCCTCACCCCGTCGTGA
- a CDS encoding chloride channel protein yields the protein MTEPSPRPAPAAPAATGGQPEEADRLRDILRSPGYLKVLALASFIGIPVSLISFWFLVALHWLEHALWDSLPHALGWAAPPWWWPLPLLLIAGLVVGLVAAYLPGAGGHVPAYGLHTGGSSAALLPGVLIAATASLPFGAVLGPEAPLIALGGGLALLFRDLTQMPATAQTTVLLTAAGAAAAIAAIFGNPLIAAVLLIEVAGVGGPRLFSVMLPALLSSGIGALVFTGFGRWTGLETGSLALTLPGPLPHLDVGDVLWTVPIALVLALFLHPLMAAGGRAAAYISGRVLPRTVLCALGAAACIALYALITGRSPAEAALSGQGALGVLAADPRAWGVGALIAVLLAKGAAYAFCLGSLRGGPVFPALFLGAAAGVLLAPLPGLGFVPAMAAGMAAATAATMRLPVSSALLVVLLLGGTSMMPVVILAAVTAFVATELLPLGPGPQAQDGLEARPDPASRA from the coding sequence ATGACGGAGCCGAGCCCTCGACCCGCCCCCGCAGCCCCCGCCGCCACCGGCGGGCAGCCCGAGGAAGCGGACCGGCTGCGGGACATCCTGCGCTCTCCCGGCTACCTCAAGGTCCTCGCCCTCGCCAGTTTCATCGGGATCCCGGTGTCACTGATCTCCTTCTGGTTCCTGGTCGCGCTCCACTGGCTGGAGCATGCGCTGTGGGACAGCCTGCCGCACGCCCTGGGCTGGGCGGCTCCTCCGTGGTGGTGGCCGCTGCCCCTGCTGCTGATCGCCGGACTCGTCGTCGGCCTGGTCGCCGCGTACCTGCCCGGGGCGGGCGGCCATGTCCCCGCGTACGGCCTGCACACCGGCGGGTCCTCAGCGGCCCTGCTGCCGGGGGTGCTGATCGCCGCGACGGCGAGCCTGCCGTTCGGCGCGGTCCTGGGGCCGGAGGCGCCGCTGATCGCCCTGGGCGGCGGCCTCGCCCTGCTGTTCCGGGATCTGACGCAGATGCCGGCCACCGCGCAGACCACCGTGCTGCTGACCGCGGCCGGAGCGGCTGCGGCCATCGCCGCGATCTTCGGGAATCCGCTGATCGCCGCGGTGCTGCTGATCGAGGTGGCGGGAGTGGGCGGGCCCCGGCTGTTCTCCGTCATGCTGCCCGCGCTGCTCTCCAGCGGCATCGGGGCCCTGGTCTTCACCGGCTTCGGGCGGTGGACGGGCCTGGAGACGGGCAGCCTCGCCCTGACGCTGCCCGGGCCGCTGCCGCACCTGGACGTGGGGGACGTGCTGTGGACGGTGCCCATCGCCCTTGTCCTCGCCCTTTTCCTGCACCCGCTGATGGCCGCGGGCGGCCGGGCCGCCGCCTACATCTCCGGCCGGGTGCTGCCCCGTACCGTGCTGTGCGCACTCGGTGCCGCCGCCTGTATCGCCCTCTACGCCCTGATCACCGGCCGCTCGCCGGCCGAGGCCGCCCTGTCGGGCCAGGGTGCCCTGGGCGTGCTGGCCGCCGACCCGCGGGCCTGGGGGGTGGGTGCGCTGATCGCCGTCCTGCTGGCCAAGGGGGCCGCGTACGCCTTCTGCCTGGGCAGCCTGCGCGGCGGCCCCGTGTTCCCGGCCCTGTTCCTGGGGGCCGCGGCCGGTGTCCTGCTCGCTCCGCTGCCCGGCCTGGGCTTCGTACCCGCCATGGCGGCGGGTATGGCCGCCGCCACCGCCGCCACCATGCGGCTGCCGGTCAGCAGCGCCCTCCTGGTGGTGCTGCTGCTGGGCGGCACCAGCATGATGCCGGTCGTGATCCTTGCGGCCGTGACCGCCTTCGTCGCCACCGAACTGCTGCCCCTCGGCCCCGGGCCGCAGGCTCAGGACGGGCTGGAGGCCCGGCCGGATCCCGCTTCACGCGCGTGA